In Excalfactoria chinensis isolate bCotChi1 chromosome 3, bCotChi1.hap2, whole genome shotgun sequence, one DNA window encodes the following:
- the LOC140250673 gene encoding nuclear GTPase SLIP-GC-like, producing the protein MAEGSSRQCGGNDDKLEEIPKKKCKRDHTSEDGEQENLKNCKRLQSDLKAILEKSSQKLSQFLPLLSQPGAREGILYLRNRLKSLKPDILMDPIYIGLFGSTGTGKSTLLNAIIDKNFFLPVSGSSSCTSCVVQINTSRSKQHEAKIHLLTDEEWRDELRSLVALVDPGEDSEDNSERSEVASKISAIYGRGAETRSYEELCKMKPIVSIPPSRCIIFREATAKELSDKMCPYIRSPTCARGETEEEDGEREEEDRKMRIWPLIKNVEVTLPYSQVIPEGVVFVDIPGTGDFNSKRDEMWKENINKCSVIWVVNSFQRILGEKIHEMLLREGMKAFQSGMCRDISLVATKSDDLNLDEYRWEKKKKNINKHDAILERNEAVKQEKSRMIKKKLEAKLPKDLEVVHKADLVYTVSAREYWNKEEEAVLSKEETEIPKLRDYIRKFYIKQKRNVLMDRTMEAITIFSLIGSLQANKHAQYQLAKRNHLREIIVQKIADLGKDISKCFLPIEQPLKEGVEEAKKSYKAAIRTILNRNQGYQGYHRTLRAVCLKKGVYASRTFYRIDVNSSLAQPIYEKIDMNFGNVFRIQMGTCSTLKTCLDAFKGAVQQKLQEAQIKLMADNEHKLAFLKQETDFIVSEAEKLVLQRKANIYQSLVASIQNDLLLCYEEAAAVRGQQAYQKMQTILSNGIMKAVESGMFERAENSMKEHLQGMKDGITRKLEEDFSNMLSLAFCPWDQLDGKLPDLRNEFLNISFIHKTLKSASMS; encoded by the exons GTGGCAATGATGATAAATTGGAAGAGATTCCCAAGAAAAAATGCAAGAGAGACCACACTTCTGAGGATGGGGAGCAAGAGAATCTCAAGAACT GTAAAAGGTTGCAGAGCGATCTAAAGGCCATCCTGGAGAAGTCCTCCCAGAAGCTGTCACAATTCCTCCCTCTACTCAGCCAACCTGGGGCAAGAGAGGGGATCTTATACCTCAG GAACCGCCTCAAAAGCTTGAAGCCCGACATTCTGATGGACCCCATTTACATTGGTCTCTTCggcagcactgggacagggAAAAGCACATTGCTGAATGCCATCATAGACAAAAACTTCTTCTTACCAGTGTcggggagcagctcctgcacatCCTGTGTGGTGCAGATCAACACAAGCCGCAGTAAACAGCATGAGGCCAAAATCCACCTGCTCACAGATGAG GAGTGGAGGGATGAGCTGAGGAGTCTGGTGGCACTTGTGGACCCCGGTGAAGACAGCGAGGACAACAGTGAAAGAAGTGAAGTTGCTTCGAAGATCTCTGCTATCTATGGGAGAGGAGCTGAAACTAGGAGTTATGAAGAGTTGTGCAAAATGAAACCCATTGTCTCCATTCCCCCTTCAAGATGTATCATCTTCAGGGAAGCAACT GCAAAAGAACTTTCAGACAAAATGTGCCCATATATCCGGAGTCCGACTTGTGCAAGAGGAGAAACCGAAGAAGAAGAcggagaaagggaagaagaagacagaaaaatgcGGATCTGGCCACTGATCAAAAACGTGGAAGTGACTCTTCCATATTCACAAGTGATTCCGGAAGGTGTTGTCTTCGTGGACATTCCAGGGACAGGTGATTTCAACAGCAAAAGGGATGAGATGTGGAAAGAG AACATCAACAAGTGCTCCGTCATTTGGGTGGTCAACTCCTTCCAGCGGATCCTGGGAGAGAAAATCCATGAGATGCTGCTGAGAGAGGGCATGAAGGCTTTCCAGAGTGGGATGTGCAGGGACATCTCCTTGGTGGCCACCAAGTCTGATGACTTGAATCTAGACGAATACAGATG ggaaaaaaagaaaaaaaat ATAAATAAACATGATGCTATCCTGGAAAGGAATGAGGCTGTGAAGCAGGAGAAGAGTagaatgataaagaaaaagctCGAG GCAAAGCTCCCAAAAGACTTGGAGGTGGTGCATAAGGCTGACCTTGTGTACACTGTCAGTGCCCGCGAGTACTGGAacaaggaggaggaagcagTACTCAGCAAGGAGGAAACAG AGATCCCAAAGCTGAGGGATTACATACGCAAGTTTTACATCAAGCAGAAGAGGAACGTGCTGATGGATCGCACCATGGAGGCCATcaccattttctctctcatcgGGAGTCTCCAGGCCAACAAACATGCTCAG TATCAGCTTGCGAAAAGAAATCACTTGAGAGAGATCATTGTGCAGAAGATCGCTGATCTGGGGAAAGATATTAGCAAGTGCTTTCTGCCCATTGAGCAGCCACTCAAGGAAGGTGTAGAGGAAGCAAAGAAGTCATATAAGGCAGCTATCCGAACTATCCTCAAT CGCAACCAAGGGTACCAAGGCTACCACCGGACCCTGAGGGCCGTGTGCTTGAAGAAGGGGGTCTATGCCTCCCGCACCTTCTACCGGATAGACGTCAACAGCTCCTTGGCACAGCCCATCTACGAAAAGATTGACATGAATTTTGGGAATGTGTTCAG GATCCAGATGGGCACCTGCTCCACACTGAAAACCTGCCTTGATGCTTTCAAAGGGGCCGTGCAGCAGAAACTACAGGAAGCCCAGATCAAACTGATGGCTGACAATGAGCACAAGCTGGCGTTCCTCAAGCAAGAG ACAGACTTCATCGTCAGTGAGGCTGAGAAACTCGTCCTCCAGAGGAAGGCAAATATCTACCAGTCCCTTGTAGCGTCCATTCAGAAtgacctgctgctctgctatgAAG AGGCTGCTGCAGTGAGAGGACAACAAGCCTACCAGAAGATGCAAACCATCCTTAGCAATGGTATCatgaaagcagtggaaagtgGGATGTTCGAGAGAGCTGAGAACAGCATGAAAGAGCACCTGCAGGGCATGAAG GACGGGATCACCAGGAAGCTGGAGGAGGACTTCTCCAACATGCTCAGCCTCGCCTTTTGCCCCTGGGACCAACTGGATGGCAAGCTACCAG ACCTGCGGAATGAATTCTTGAACATCAGCTTCATTCACAAGACCCTGAAATCAGCCAGTATGTCCTAG
- the LOC140249416 gene encoding nuclear GTPase SLIP-GC-like → MEGSHVEADSNDPLRVHGDSADVTPRKQPRLQLSFQEAEQKILKDYENIESKARKILGTSCQKMTHLFLLKDMPEHLAYLRDRITTLNSRPALEPLYIGLFGNSGAGKSTLLNTILGKRFFLPVSGTRTCTSCQVHVSVCRSKHYEAKIFLLSDEEWKEELRNLVTLLENRHENSEADGDLEHAIKVLKAIYGEGADEKSYEDLVRTKPVITIPPSRVITLRKTEAEDLSNELDPYIRNQDGLEGTGVDNSQCSEKMRLWPLIKQVQVTLPPSELVPEGVVFVDIPGTGDANKKRDEMWKESILQCTSIWIVADVERVFGARAHEDIVKEAIKACQVGKCSDITFVITKMDKIDVDEYLRSHPGASRDISKRDTILGTKQELKTRKTRALRERMKRSLTSDAEVLQKQDLVFPVSAREYWELTVLTREDTEIIGLRAHIRKLYLDTKRSQLQDYMKEILVVFSLVDVYHSTQLSLNPSVNKDELKAFVSEKIQALKNSTEVTFGQMDAPLINGVKSARNKYKKNIEKVFMKGKTSSGFHRTLKAACVRKGVYVSRVFSRIDINYCLAEPIYEEIEAMFANIFRKQALTRASLQAPINEFSKEVKDKFMDFGKVTNLDRSKLNFLEQETDIIMRAIEREILLKKKAIYESLEVTIQSILSPCYEEVANIRGKDSCARIKATLVQNIELEVQRAMFEKAKEQMMSQFQNLTEKITTKLSKDFLSMLDIAFCQNDQLMGVLPDFKEECREIQNLLRMLRQLE, encoded by the exons ATGGAGGGGTCCCATGTAGAGGCAGATTCCAACG ATCCCCTCAGGGTACATGGGGATAGTGCAGATGTGACTCCTCGGAAACAACCACGCTTGCAGCTGTCTTTCCaggaagcagaacagaagaTTCTCAAGGATT ATGAGAACATTGAGAGCAAGGCCAGAAAAATTCTGGGCACCTCCTGTCAGAAGATGACCCATCTCTTTCTGCTGAAGGACATGCCTGAGCACTTGGCCTATCTCCG GGACCGCATCACCACTCTCAACTCCAGGCCTGCCTTGGAACCCCTCTACATTGGGCTCTTTGGGAACAGTGGCGCAGGGAAGAGCACTCTGCTCAACACCATCCTGGGCAAACGCTTCTTCCTCCCAGTGTCAGGGACCCGCACGTGCACCTCCTGCCAGGTCCATGTCAGTGTCTGCAGGAGCAAGCATTATGAAGCCaagatttttctcctctcagaTGAG GAGTGGAAGGAGGAGCTGAGGAACCTGGTCACGCTCCTGGAGAACAGGCATGAGAACAGTGAGGCTGATGGTGATTTGGAACATGCCATTAAAGTGCTGAAGGCTATCTACGGGGAAGGAGCAGATGAAAAGTCTTATGAAGACCTAGTGAGAACCAAGCCTGTGATCACCATTCCTCCCTCAAGAGTTATCACTCTGAGAAAGACAGAG GCAGAAGACCTTTCCAATGAGCTGGATCCATACATCCGCAACCAGGATGGCCTCGAGGGAACTGGGGTGGACAACTCCCAGTGCAGTGAGAAGATGCGGCTCTGGCCCCTCATCAAGCAGGTGCAAGTGACTCTCCCCCCATCCGAGCTGGTGCCTGAAGGTGTCGTCTTTGTAGACATCCCAGGGACAGGTGATGCCAATAAGAAGAGGGACGAGATGTGGAAAGAG AGCATCCTGCAGTGCACATCCATTTGGATCGTCGCTGATGTTGAGCGCGTTTTTGGGGCTAGAGCACATGAAGACATTGTGAAAGAGGCAATTAAAGCTTGCCAGGTTGGCAAATGCAGCGATATCACCTTCGTGATCACCAAGATGGATAAGATTGATGTGGATGAGTATTTGAG GAGCCACCCAGGGGCTTCA AGGGATATAAGCAAGCGTGACACCATTCTGGGGACCaaacaagaactgaaaacaagaaagaccAGAGCACTAAGGGAGAGGATGAAG AGGAGTCTAACCAGTGATGCAGAGGTCCTGCAGAAGCAGGATCTGGTTTTCCCCGTCAGTGCCCGGGAGTATTGGGAACTCACAGTCCTCACTAGGGAGGATACAG AAATCATCGGGCTGAGAGCCCATATCAGGAAGCTCTACTTGGACACGAAGCGAAGTCAGTTACAAGATTACATGAAAGAAATCCTTGTTGTCTTCTCTCTGGTGGATGTTTATCACTCCACGCAGCTCAGCCTG AATCCATCTGTGAATAAAGATGAGCTCAAAGCATTCGTGTCAGAGAAGATCCAGGCTCTGAAGAATTCAACTGAGGTCACTTTTGGACAGATGGATGCACCTCTCATCAACGGGGTGAAGTCTGCCCGAAACaagtacaagaaaaacattgagAAGGTCTTCATG AAAGGCAAAACGTCCTCTGGCTTCCACAGGACCCTGAAAGCTGCATGTGTGAGGAAGGGAGTGTATGTGTCCCGTGTCTTCAGTCGCATAGACATCAATTACTGCCTAGCTGAGCCCATCTATGAAGAAATTGAGGCAATGTTTGCAAACATATTCAG AAAACAGGCACTCACAAGGGCCAGCCTGCAGGCCCCAATCAATGAGTTCAGCAAGGAGGTAAAAGACAAATTTATGGATTTTGGGAAGGTTACAAACTTGGACAGATCCAAGCTCAACTTTCTCGAGCAAGAG ACCGACATCATCATGAGGGCTATAGAAAGAGAAATTCTGTTGAAAAAGAAGGCTATCTATGAATCCCTTGAGGTGACCATCCAAAGCATCCTGTCACCGTGTTACGAAG AGGTTGCTAATATACGTGGGAAGGATTCCTGTGCACGGATCAAAGCCACGCTGGTGCAGAACATTGAGCTGGAGGTGCAGAGGGCAAtgtttgaaaaagcaaaggagcagATGATGAGTCAGTTCCAGAATCTGACG GAGAAGATCACCACCAAGCTCAGCAAGGACTTTCTCAGCATGTTGGACATTGCGTTCTGCCAGAACGACCAACTGATGGGTGTGCTGCCGG ATTTTAAGGAAGAATGCCGAGAAATCCAGAATTTGCTGAGAATGTTGAGGCAACTGGAATGA